One Rhizobium sp. NRK18 genomic window carries:
- a CDS encoding TRAP transporter small permease subunit: MQALLSLSRMIDAVTRFIGQSVSWLLLAAVLISAGNAVIRKVFDMSSNAWLEIQWYLYGVVFLLAAAYALLNNEHVRIDIISSSWKKRTRDWVDLVLHVIFLLPFSSLMVWLAWPWFWTSFNSGEMSPNAGGLIIWPAKLAVLAGFILLTFQAVSEVIKRAAVIAGTIDDPRPDNHADHIAEIMENH, encoded by the coding sequence ATGCAGGCTTTACTGTCCTTGAGCCGTATGATCGACGCGGTGACGCGCTTCATCGGCCAGTCCGTGTCATGGTTGCTTTTGGCGGCAGTGCTGATCAGCGCTGGCAACGCGGTCATCCGCAAGGTGTTCGACATGTCGTCCAATGCCTGGCTGGAGATTCAGTGGTATCTTTATGGCGTCGTCTTTCTGCTTGCGGCAGCCTACGCGTTGCTCAATAACGAGCACGTCCGCATCGACATCATTTCCAGCTCCTGGAAGAAGCGTACGCGCGACTGGGTCGATCTCGTGCTGCATGTCATCTTCCTTCTGCCCTTCTCGTCGCTGATGGTCTGGCTGGCATGGCCGTGGTTCTGGACCTCGTTCAATTCCGGCGAAATGTCGCCGAATGCCGGCGGCCTGATCATCTGGCCGGCCAAGCTCGCCGTGCTGGCCGGCTTCATTCTCCTCACCTTTCAGGCCGTTTCGGAAGTCATCAAGCGTGCGGCGGTGATCGCCGGCACGATCGATGATCCGCGTCCCGACAATCATGCCGACCATATCGCCGAGATCATGGAGAACCACTAA
- a CDS encoding aa3-type cytochrome c oxidase subunit IV: protein MSEHPTGPVETGAPMNYEEHEKTYDMFIAGAKYGTMIVVALLIAMAAGFFTAGGFLGGILTFIIACVAGFIFLK, encoded by the coding sequence ATGAGCGAGCATCCGACTGGACCGGTCGAAACCGGTGCGCCGATGAACTATGAGGAACACGAGAAGACCTACGACATGTTCATCGCCGGCGCCAAGTACGGCACGATGATCGTTGTCGCCCTTTTGATCGCCATGGCTGCCGGCTTTTTCACCGCCGGTGGTTTCCTCGGCGGTATCCTGACCTTCATCATTGCCTGCGTCGCCGGCTTCATCTTCCTGAAGTAA
- a CDS encoding tetratricopeptide repeat protein translates to MTADLRDCTIRNHVSATSTRTIKRSAFAVVLLAGAALLQGCVSTPTSSDVIKLDRAQGSEQNISSLTAVINANPNDPQGYNTRGYAYGSAGEFNKALDDFNRAIQLNPRFYQAYANRALIYRNMGKPVEAAQDYSRALQINPNYDVAYIGRGNIYRQAGRIDEAFSDFNRAIQLDTTDGRAYHNRGLIYQKRGQHEKAIDDFSKAISLSPNSPEPYNGRGLSYVALNDDENAFADFNHAIELDPSIAESWANQAFIYERRGDFTKAAKSYRHALGLDPKYTPARDGLARVQGKANTASAG, encoded by the coding sequence ATGACGGCTGATCTGCGCGACTGCACCATTCGCAACCACGTTTCGGCAACTTCCACGCGAACGATCAAGCGCTCGGCCTTCGCCGTCGTTCTGCTCGCGGGCGCCGCACTCCTGCAAGGCTGCGTCAGCACACCGACCAGCAGCGACGTGATAAAGCTGGACCGGGCACAGGGCTCGGAACAGAACATCTCCTCGCTGACGGCTGTCATCAACGCAAATCCGAACGATCCGCAGGGCTACAACACCCGTGGCTACGCCTATGGCAGCGCCGGCGAGTTCAACAAGGCGCTGGACGACTTCAACCGCGCCATCCAGCTGAACCCGCGCTTCTATCAGGCCTACGCCAACCGGGCGCTGATCTACCGCAACATGGGCAAGCCGGTCGAGGCCGCGCAGGATTACAGTCGCGCCCTGCAGATCAACCCGAACTACGACGTCGCCTATATCGGCCGCGGCAACATCTATCGCCAGGCCGGCCGCATCGATGAAGCCTTCAGCGATTTCAACCGCGCCATCCAGCTGGATACGACCGACGGACGCGCCTACCACAATCGCGGTCTGATCTATCAGAAGCGCGGCCAGCACGAGAAGGCGATCGACGACTTCTCGAAGGCGATCTCGCTCTCGCCGAATTCGCCGGAGCCGTATAACGGCCGCGGCCTTTCCTATGTCGCGCTGAACGACGACGAGAACGCCTTCGCCGATTTCAACCACGCCATCGAGCTGGATCCGAGCATTGCGGAATCCTGGGCGAACCAGGCGTTCATCTACGAGCGCCGCGGCGACTTCACCAAGGCGGCCAAGTCGTACCGCCACGCCCTGGGTCTGGACCCGAAGTACACGCCGGCACGCGATGGCCTCGCCCGCGTTCAGGGCAAGGCCAACACCGCCAGCGCCGGCTGA
- the rpsU gene encoding 30S ribosomal protein S21 — MQVLVRDNNVDQALRALKKKMQREGIFREMKMRDYYEKPSQKRAREKAEAVRRVRKLARKRAQREGLVGNGRSH; from the coding sequence GTGCAGGTACTTGTCCGCGACAATAACGTTGATCAGGCTCTCCGCGCTCTGAAAAAGAAGATGCAGCGCGAAGGCATCTTCCGCGAAATGAAGATGCGCGATTACTACGAAAAGCCGTCTCAGAAGCGCGCTCGCGAAAAGGCAGAAGCCGTCCGCCGCGTACGCAAGCTGGCACGCAAGCGCGCCCAGCGCGAAGGTCTCGTCGGCAACGGCCGCAGCCACTAA
- a CDS encoding sarcosine oxidase subunit beta family protein, which translates to MRKYSIFAVAREAMRHHKGWGAQWASPEPNAAYDVIIIGGGGHGLGAAYYLAKEHGIRNVAVLEKGWIGGGNTGRNTTIIRSNYLYEESMHIYEHSLKLWENLSQELNYNVMYSPRGVMMLSHNVHDVQSFKRHVNANRLYGIDNEWLSPEQAKAYCPPLDISKSARYPINGAALQRRGGTARHDAVAWGYARAASDLGVHIIQNCEVTGIRRGPNGEVTGVETSRGFIGAKKIGVSASGHNTAIMSMADVRVPLHSNPLQALVSEPMKPIFPCVVMSNTVHAYISQSDKGELVIGAGTDQYVSYSQTGGLQIITHTLDAICEIFPIFRRVKMMRQWGGITDNTPDRSAIQSKTPVPGLYVNCGWGTGGFKATPGSAHLFAHLIAKNEPHKFAAGLTLDRFRSGRLIDEAAAAAVAH; encoded by the coding sequence ATGCGCAAATATTCCATTTTCGCCGTTGCCCGCGAGGCAATGCGTCACCACAAGGGTTGGGGCGCGCAGTGGGCATCGCCCGAGCCGAACGCAGCCTATGACGTCATCATCATCGGCGGCGGCGGCCATGGTCTGGGCGCGGCCTACTATCTTGCCAAGGAGCATGGCATCCGCAACGTGGCGGTGCTGGAAAAGGGCTGGATCGGCGGCGGCAATACCGGCCGCAACACGACGATCATCCGCTCGAACTATCTGTATGAAGAGAGCATGCACATCTATGAGCACTCCCTGAAGCTCTGGGAGAACCTGTCGCAGGAGCTCAATTACAACGTCATGTACTCGCCGCGTGGCGTGATGATGCTGTCGCACAACGTCCATGACGTGCAGTCGTTCAAGCGCCATGTGAATGCCAACAGGCTCTATGGCATCGACAATGAATGGCTGTCGCCGGAGCAGGCGAAGGCCTATTGCCCGCCGCTCGACATTTCGAAGTCGGCCCGCTACCCGATCAACGGTGCAGCGCTGCAGCGCCGCGGCGGCACGGCGCGCCACGATGCGGTTGCCTGGGGCTATGCCCGTGCGGCTTCCGATCTCGGCGTGCACATCATCCAGAATTGCGAAGTGACCGGCATCCGCCGTGGTCCGAACGGCGAAGTGACCGGCGTCGAGACGAGCCGTGGTTTCATTGGCGCTAAGAAGATCGGCGTTTCGGCGTCCGGCCACAATACGGCGATCATGTCGATGGCCGACGTGCGCGTGCCGCTGCATTCCAATCCGCTGCAGGCGCTGGTGTCCGAGCCGATGAAGCCGATCTTCCCCTGCGTGGTGATGTCGAACACGGTGCACGCCTACATCTCGCAGTCCGACAAGGGCGAACTCGTCATCGGTGCCGGCACCGACCAGTACGTCTCGTACTCGCAGACCGGCGGCCTGCAGATCATCACCCATACGCTCGACGCCATCTGCGAGATCTTCCCGATCTTCCGCCGCGTCAAGATGATGCGCCAGTGGGGCGGCATCACCGACAACACGCCGGACCGTTCGGCGATCCAGTCGAAGACGCCGGTGCCTGGCCTCTATGTCAACTGCGGCTGGGGTACGGGCGGCTTCAAGGCGACGCCGGGCTCCGCGCATCTGTTCGCGCACCTGATCGCCAAGAACGAGCCGCACAAGTTCGCCGCCGGGCTGACGCTGGACCGGTTCCGCTCGGGTCGCCTGATCGACGAGGCGGCTGCGGCCGCCGTGGCGCACTGA
- a CDS encoding sarcosine oxidase subunit delta: MLLIHCPYCEEERSELEFRNAGDAHIVRPANIADISDEAFEAYFFLRDNPKGVIFERWRHIHGCGRFFNAARDTVSDKFITTYRAGEPKPDLAAVAIGSQKDMQK; encoded by the coding sequence ATGCTTTTGATCCACTGCCCATACTGCGAGGAAGAGCGCTCCGAGCTCGAATTCCGCAATGCCGGTGACGCTCATATCGTCCGTCCGGCCAACATCGCCGACATCTCCGACGAAGCGTTCGAGGCGTACTTCTTCCTGCGCGACAACCCGAAGGGCGTCATCTTCGAGCGCTGGCGGCACATCCACGGCTGCGGCCGCTTCTTCAACGCGGCGCGCGATACCGTCAGCGACAAGTTCATCACCACCTACAGGGCGGGCGAGCCGAAGCCGGATCTCGCCGCCGTTGCCATCGGTAGCCAGAAGGACATGCAGAAATGA